A single region of the Demequina sp. genome encodes:
- a CDS encoding fumarylacetoacetate hydrolase family protein yields MRIARFTTGDEPRYAIVDGDEGKEELVVLTGDPMYTPGTITDERIPLTDAVRLLAPVIPRSKVVCLGKNYAEHAKEIKARGPASEVPILFLKPNTAVIGPDDPIVMPSYSEDVQVEAELAIIIGRVCRNVSPENAEDYIYGFTCANDVTARDLQRMEDQWFRAKAFDTSLPLGPWIETELAHDDVAITARINGEVKQNGNSQDMILDVPNAIAMISEITTLLPGDVILTGTPAGVTRMEHGDVVEVEIEDIGVLRNPVIRRD; encoded by the coding sequence GTGGTCCTCACCGGCGATCCCATGTACACGCCGGGCACGATCACCGACGAGCGGATCCCGCTCACCGACGCAGTGAGGCTCCTCGCCCCCGTCATCCCGCGGTCCAAGGTCGTGTGCCTCGGCAAGAACTACGCCGAGCACGCCAAGGAGATCAAGGCGCGCGGCCCCGCGTCCGAGGTGCCCATCCTCTTCCTCAAGCCCAACACCGCGGTGATCGGGCCGGACGACCCCATCGTCATGCCCTCGTACTCCGAGGACGTGCAGGTGGAGGCGGAGCTCGCGATCATCATCGGTCGCGTGTGCCGCAACGTCTCTCCCGAGAACGCGGAGGACTATATCTACGGTTTCACCTGCGCCAATGACGTCACCGCTCGCGACCTGCAGCGCATGGAAGACCAGTGGTTCCGCGCCAAGGCGTTCGACACCTCGCTGCCGCTAGGCCCCTGGATCGAGACCGAGCTCGCGCACGACGACGTTGCCATCACGGCCCGGATCAACGGCGAGGTCAAGCAGAACGGCAACTCGCAGGACATGATCCTCGACGTGCCGAACGCGATCGCGATGATCTCCGAGATCACCACCCTCCTGCCGGGCGATGTCATCCTCACCGGCACCCCCGCCGGGGTGACGCGCATGGAGCACGGCGACGTGGTCGAGGTGGAGATCGAGGACATCGGCGTGCTGCGCAACCCTGTCATCCGCCGCGACTGA
- the gltX gene encoding glutamate--tRNA ligase, translating into MSTVRVRFCPSPTGLPHVGMVRTALFNWAYARHLGGQMVFRIEDTDAERDSEESYDMILDAMSWLGIGYDEGPDIGGPYGPYRQSQRRDLHVDVARRLFEAGYAYESFSTPEEIEARHLAAGRHKALGYDGFDRDLTEEQKAAYRAEGRLPVIRMRMPDEDITFTDLIRGEVTFPAGSVPDYVIVRGNGDPLYTLVNPVDDALMHITHVLRGEDLLSSTPRQIVLWRAMVELGIADAVPTYAHMPMVMGEGTKKLSKRDPESNLFHHRDRGFLPEGLLNYLALLGWSIAPDRDVFTREELVAAFDIADVNPNPARFDLKKAEAINAEHMRMLPTAEFAKRLLPYLYDAGLIGSPEVQGLDHHEEATLAAAVPLVQTRMTLLGEGPGMLGFLFVDTNGLVIEPDAVAKLPENAAEILDAAIGVLEGLDSFKPEAQQEALNAVLVDEMGIKPRFAFGPLRVGITGRLVSPPLFESMEILGQYQSVERLKRLRASL; encoded by the coding sequence ATGTCCACCGTTCGCGTTCGCTTCTGCCCGTCGCCAACGGGCCTGCCCCACGTGGGCATGGTCCGCACGGCGCTGTTCAATTGGGCGTACGCGCGCCACCTTGGCGGTCAGATGGTGTTCCGCATCGAGGACACGGACGCCGAGCGCGACTCGGAAGAGTCGTACGACATGATCCTCGACGCCATGAGCTGGCTCGGCATCGGCTACGACGAGGGGCCCGACATCGGCGGGCCGTACGGGCCGTACCGCCAGTCGCAGCGGCGCGACCTCCACGTTGACGTGGCTCGGCGGCTCTTCGAGGCCGGCTACGCCTACGAGTCCTTCTCCACGCCCGAGGAGATCGAGGCGCGGCATCTCGCTGCCGGTCGTCACAAGGCTCTCGGTTACGACGGCTTCGATCGGGACCTGACGGAGGAGCAGAAGGCCGCGTACCGCGCGGAGGGTCGGCTACCCGTCATCCGCATGCGCATGCCGGACGAGGACATCACCTTCACCGACCTCATTCGCGGCGAGGTCACGTTCCCCGCGGGCTCTGTGCCGGACTACGTGATCGTCCGCGGCAACGGCGACCCGCTGTACACCCTGGTAAACCCCGTAGACGACGCGCTCATGCACATCACCCATGTGCTGCGCGGCGAGGACCTGCTCTCCTCGACGCCGCGCCAGATCGTGCTGTGGCGCGCGATGGTGGAGCTTGGCATCGCCGACGCCGTGCCCACCTATGCGCATATGCCGATGGTCATGGGGGAGGGGACGAAGAAGCTCTCCAAGCGCGATCCGGAGAGCAACCTCTTCCACCACCGCGATCGCGGCTTCCTGCCGGAGGGGCTGCTCAACTACCTCGCGCTCCTGGGCTGGTCCATCGCGCCCGACCGCGACGTCTTCACCCGCGAGGAGCTCGTCGCGGCGTTCGACATCGCGGACGTCAACCCCAACCCCGCTCGCTTTGACCTCAAAAAGGCGGAGGCGATCAACGCCGAGCACATGCGCATGCTGCCCACCGCCGAGTTCGCGAAGCGCCTGCTCCCGTATCTGTACGACGCGGGACTCATCGGCTCGCCGGAGGTCCAGGGTCTCGACCACCACGAGGAGGCCACGCTCGCGGCCGCCGTTCCGCTGGTGCAGACCCGCATGACGCTGCTTGGCGAGGGTCCAGGGATGCTCGGGTTCCTGTTCGTTGACACCAACGGCCTCGTCATTGAGCCCGACGCTGTGGCCAAGTTGCCCGAAAACGCTGCGGAGATCCTGGACGCGGCTATCGGGGTGCTCGAGGGCCTGGACAGCTTCAAGCCCGAGGCGCAGCAGGAGGCGCTCAACGCCGTGCTCGTTGACGAGATGGGCATCAAGCCGCGGTTCGCGTTCGGCCCGTTGCGCGTCGGCATCACGGGACGCCTCGTGTCTCCGCCGCTGTTCGAGTCGATGGAGATCCTTGGCCAGTACCAGTCGGTGGAGCGGCTCAAGCGCCTGCGCGCCTCGCTCTAG
- a CDS encoding HAD family hydrolase, with translation MIRAVLFDIDDTLVDTRGAFRHALGTVAAEYLQRVPSADELANVWRTDAGGYYRAHTRGEISYREQRMLRANALHVMYGGPELDDEAYDAWNEDFERAFQEGWRAHEDAAASLDVLDAEGIPYGALSNAAVAYQELKLAKCGLERVPMLVGVDTLGFGKPDPVSSRSLASASASPQARSPTLATNWTSTLKPPWPSGSQESGLTATPAPTNRRPASCAFRTSARLPSLQPFDEIMRRTL, from the coding sequence GTGATCCGCGCCGTTCTCTTCGACATCGACGACACCCTCGTCGACACCCGTGGCGCCTTCCGTCACGCCCTCGGCACGGTCGCGGCCGAGTACCTGCAACGCGTTCCCAGCGCCGATGAGCTCGCGAACGTGTGGCGCACCGACGCGGGAGGTTACTACCGCGCGCATACGCGCGGAGAGATCAGCTACCGCGAGCAGCGCATGCTTCGCGCCAACGCACTGCACGTGATGTACGGCGGCCCGGAACTCGACGACGAGGCCTATGACGCCTGGAACGAGGACTTCGAGCGCGCGTTCCAGGAGGGCTGGCGAGCGCACGAAGACGCGGCGGCGAGCCTCGACGTCCTGGATGCAGAAGGTATCCCGTACGGCGCGCTCAGCAACGCGGCCGTGGCGTACCAGGAGCTCAAGCTCGCCAAATGTGGCCTCGAGAGGGTCCCGATGCTCGTCGGCGTCGACACCCTCGGCTTCGGCAAGCCAGACCCCGTGTCTTCGCGCTCGCTTGCGAGCGCATCGGCTTCGCCCCAGGCGAGGTCGCCTACGTTGGCGACGAACTGGACATCGACGCTCAAGCCGCCGTGGCCGTCGGGCTCACAGGAATCTGGCTTGACCGCAACGCCGGCGCCGACGAACCGCCGCCCGGCATCCTGCGCATTTCGAACCTCAGCGAGATTGCCCTCGTTACAACCATTTGACGAGATCATGCGTCGCACACTGTAG
- a CDS encoding DCC1-like thiol-disulfide oxidoreductase family protein gives MNATPIVVFDGECALCNGFVAWLIRHDTRAVFKIAGSAGEVGKAIVAAAGLEGTVIQSTIVVWDGQRGLTRSDAVLAIVTRLGWPWRALGVAKALPRAWRDAAYGAVAKRRARLEAEDAACGVPPAELVAEWRSRLATTADVPGNAKTSP, from the coding sequence ATGAACGCAACACCGATCGTCGTCTTCGACGGCGAGTGCGCGCTGTGCAACGGCTTCGTCGCGTGGCTCATCCGCCATGACACGCGCGCCGTCTTCAAGATCGCGGGCAGCGCGGGCGAGGTGGGCAAGGCGATCGTCGCGGCCGCTGGCCTCGAAGGCACTGTCATCCAGTCCACGATCGTGGTGTGGGACGGCCAGCGGGGCCTCACGCGGTCCGACGCTGTGCTCGCCATCGTGACGAGGCTCGGTTGGCCGTGGCGCGCCTTGGGAGTCGCGAAGGCGCTCCCCCGCGCTTGGCGAGACGCCGCGTACGGGGCTGTTGCCAAGCGTCGGGCCCGACTCGAGGCAGAGGACGCCGCGTGCGGAGTGCCCCCAGCGGAACTGGTCGCCGAATGGCGTTCTCGCCTCGCGACGACGGCCGACGTGCCAGGGAACGCAAAAACCTCGCCGTGA
- a CDS encoding glycoside hydrolase family 9 protein — MNSTVLRRVAAATIVAVAITLTGTVAAQADVTNGTFDSSVDPWWSYGASLANVDGQLCATSSAANRWDAGVGQDGIPMTAGDKTIAFTVTGEGTFKVNVETPENTNVLGQEFTVTGTQTLTYDFTAADTANAKVLFEVGGEAGGHTVCFDNISVTDKAADAITLLSHDFESGDPGYWGYTNGGASFAINVTDGAICYTTDAANRWDAGLGFSGWTAVAGDATLSFDVKGQGTYKANVEVPDGTSQLGQEFTVSDPTAWSHQSFDFDLAAGAGKLLFEVGGEDVCFDNVTLTVVEASGPEEPQEPALQGGVNLLDNGDFASDLSPWGAYANQGSVVGGASSGAYCATVTGPVANVYDAGLSYNNLELPAGDYEFSFDASTTGSFSAIVQQTGGSWTTYASTAVTGEAMTHYSLSFSLPDAVPVAGLAFQFGSIGAVSYDVCIDNVFLGAPAVEYVTNGTFDSDKAPWSTDGVTSSTTDSGALCVAVPGGTTNPWDINVHYDGMQLPAGPYTLRFSASGTGGPMRALVGLGQSPYTVYTEYNETPGATAKDYVVYFTMNSASANAQIAFQLGGASSPWTFCLDNVSLVSGGTKPAYAPETGPRVKVNQVGYLTDGPKRATLVTDATNPVAWELKRTSDDTTVASGISTPKGTDESSNEDVHVIDFAGTYPDGTYVLTADGDTSYPFTIGSSLYGGLLKDALDYFYLVRSGTPIEASIVGDDYARPAGHASTAGGSDINQGDDNVGCQPEAESLVVYGEAWTCDYTLDVVGGWYDAGDHGKYVVNGGIATAQLLGTYERAKRAGQEATDALGDGSLNVPESSNGIPDVLDEAKWELDFMMSMTVPEGQDLAGMVHHKVHDYGWTGLPLMPDQDAKTRYLHRPSTAATLNLAATAAQGARLFADYDPTYSQNLLDAAKVAWAAALAHPAIYATAADGNNGGGPYNDNDVTDEFYWAAAELYLTTGDSEFKDFLQSSPVAAENSFPTVGFSWDQLDAIAKIDLATVDSAFPDRLAIADQVVAGANAIAHVQQGEAFGQALPENGYVWGSNSQVLNNIVVLAAGFDLSGSADLKNAAYESMDYILGRNALANSFVTGYGTQYSQNQHSRWFAAQLNPEYPHPPQGAVSGGPNAQSGTWDPTFAALYPNKDCAPQLCYVDDITSYSTNEITVNWNSALSAAAGFLSAPNARVTLPDRAFTTAPKPTITGTKAVGSKLTAHAGTWAPAPATVKYQWYRNGKAISGAKAAIYTIKAADSGTKITVTVTASKAGYATTAKTSNSVTLPKFFTKTPKPTITGAAWPGYKLTAHVGTWSPQPTTVKYQWYRDGKAIAKATKSTYKLTKADAGSKITVKVTAKRSGYATVTTASGAKTIAKLYFTGWTIPKITGTLKVGHTQKVKVGSWSPKPDSYSYQWYRNGKAIKGATKSTYTLVKADRGSYLSVKVTVHKKGYHDLSAKGAKSTKVK, encoded by the coding sequence GTGAACAGCACTGTACTTCGTCGCGTTGCCGCGGCGACGATCGTGGCCGTCGCGATCACGCTCACAGGAACCGTCGCAGCGCAAGCGGACGTGACCAACGGGACCTTCGACAGTTCGGTGGACCCGTGGTGGTCCTATGGAGCCAGCCTCGCCAACGTCGACGGCCAGCTGTGCGCTACGTCGAGCGCCGCCAACCGCTGGGACGCGGGCGTCGGTCAAGACGGCATCCCCATGACCGCCGGCGACAAGACGATTGCGTTCACCGTGACCGGCGAAGGCACCTTCAAGGTCAACGTCGAGACCCCGGAGAACACCAACGTCCTGGGCCAGGAGTTCACCGTCACCGGCACCCAGACCTTGACCTACGACTTCACCGCCGCGGACACCGCCAACGCCAAGGTCCTCTTCGAGGTGGGTGGCGAAGCGGGTGGGCACACCGTCTGCTTCGACAACATCTCGGTGACCGACAAGGCCGCCGATGCCATCACCCTTCTCAGCCACGACTTCGAATCCGGCGACCCTGGCTATTGGGGCTACACCAACGGCGGCGCGAGCTTCGCCATCAATGTCACCGATGGAGCGATCTGCTACACCACCGATGCCGCGAATCGCTGGGACGCGGGACTCGGGTTCAGCGGCTGGACAGCGGTTGCCGGCGACGCCACCCTGTCCTTCGATGTGAAGGGCCAGGGCACCTACAAGGCGAATGTCGAGGTGCCCGACGGCACCTCGCAGCTTGGCCAGGAGTTCACGGTCTCTGATCCCACGGCGTGGTCCCACCAGTCCTTCGACTTCGACCTCGCGGCCGGCGCCGGGAAGCTGTTGTTCGAGGTGGGCGGCGAGGACGTGTGCTTCGACAACGTGACGCTCACGGTCGTCGAGGCGAGCGGTCCCGAGGAACCCCAAGAGCCAGCGCTCCAGGGCGGCGTCAACCTCCTCGACAACGGCGACTTTGCGTCGGACCTGAGCCCGTGGGGCGCCTACGCGAACCAGGGCTCGGTGGTCGGCGGCGCGTCCAGCGGCGCCTACTGCGCCACCGTGACGGGTCCCGTCGCCAACGTGTATGACGCCGGCCTCAGCTACAACAACCTCGAACTTCCCGCGGGCGACTATGAGTTCTCGTTCGATGCCTCTACAACGGGCTCGTTCTCGGCGATCGTTCAACAGACCGGTGGCAGCTGGACCACGTATGCCTCCACCGCGGTGACGGGCGAGGCGATGACCCACTACTCGCTCTCGTTCTCCCTCCCTGACGCGGTTCCGGTGGCGGGGCTCGCGTTCCAGTTCGGCAGCATCGGCGCCGTCTCATACGACGTGTGCATCGACAACGTCTTCCTCGGCGCCCCCGCCGTGGAGTACGTCACCAACGGCACATTCGACTCGGACAAGGCGCCGTGGTCGACCGACGGCGTCACGAGCTCCACCACGGACAGCGGCGCCCTCTGCGTGGCGGTTCCCGGCGGCACCACGAACCCTTGGGACATCAACGTCCACTACGACGGCATGCAGCTTCCCGCGGGCCCGTACACCCTTCGCTTCAGCGCCTCCGGCACAGGCGGCCCGATGCGCGCGCTGGTTGGCCTTGGGCAATCGCCCTACACCGTGTACACCGAGTACAACGAGACGCCCGGCGCCACGGCGAAGGACTACGTCGTGTACTTCACGATGAACAGCGCGAGCGCCAACGCCCAGATCGCCTTCCAGCTTGGCGGCGCGTCGAGCCCGTGGACGTTCTGCCTGGACAACGTGTCCCTGGTGAGCGGCGGCACCAAGCCCGCCTACGCCCCGGAGACCGGGCCGCGCGTGAAGGTCAACCAGGTGGGCTACCTCACCGACGGCCCCAAGCGCGCCACCCTGGTGACGGACGCCACCAACCCGGTCGCATGGGAACTGAAGCGCACGAGCGATGACACAACCGTGGCGTCGGGCATATCCACGCCCAAGGGAACAGACGAGTCGTCCAACGAGGACGTGCACGTGATCGACTTCGCGGGCACCTACCCGGACGGCACCTACGTACTGACGGCCGACGGCGACACCAGTTATCCGTTCACGATCGGCTCGTCCTTGTACGGCGGACTGCTGAAGGACGCCCTCGACTACTTCTACCTGGTGCGCTCCGGCACGCCGATCGAGGCGTCCATTGTCGGCGACGACTACGCGCGCCCCGCCGGTCACGCCTCGACCGCAGGCGGCAGCGACATCAACCAAGGCGACGACAACGTCGGCTGCCAGCCGGAGGCGGAGTCGCTCGTCGTGTACGGCGAGGCGTGGACGTGCGACTACACGCTCGATGTGGTGGGCGGCTGGTACGACGCGGGAGACCACGGCAAGTACGTGGTCAACGGCGGCATCGCCACCGCCCAGCTACTCGGCACGTACGAGCGTGCCAAGCGCGCGGGACAGGAGGCGACCGATGCGCTCGGCGACGGCTCGCTCAACGTCCCCGAGTCTTCGAACGGCATCCCTGACGTCCTCGACGAGGCGAAGTGGGAGCTCGACTTCATGATGTCGATGACCGTTCCGGAGGGTCAGGACCTCGCGGGCATGGTGCACCACAAGGTGCACGACTACGGCTGGACGGGCCTGCCGCTCATGCCGGACCAGGACGCGAAGACGCGCTACCTGCACCGCCCGTCGACCGCGGCGACGCTCAACCTCGCGGCCACGGCCGCACAGGGCGCACGCCTGTTCGCGGACTATGACCCCACGTATTCGCAGAATCTCCTCGACGCGGCAAAGGTCGCGTGGGCGGCCGCGCTCGCCCACCCCGCGATCTACGCGACGGCGGCCGACGGTAACAACGGCGGCGGTCCCTACAACGACAACGACGTCACCGACGAGTTCTACTGGGCCGCCGCCGAGCTCTACCTCACCACCGGTGACTCCGAGTTCAAGGACTTCCTCCAGTCCTCGCCGGTGGCCGCAGAGAACTCGTTCCCCACGGTCGGCTTCAGTTGGGACCAGCTGGACGCAATCGCCAAGATCGACCTCGCGACCGTTGACAGCGCTTTCCCTGACCGCCTCGCGATCGCCGACCAGGTGGTCGCTGGCGCCAACGCCATCGCTCACGTGCAGCAGGGCGAGGCGTTCGGCCAGGCGCTTCCGGAGAACGGCTACGTCTGGGGCTCCAACAGCCAGGTGCTCAACAACATCGTGGTGCTCGCGGCGGGCTTTGACCTCAGCGGCTCCGCAGACCTGAAGAACGCGGCGTACGAGTCCATGGACTACATCCTTGGGCGCAACGCGCTCGCCAACTCGTTTGTCACGGGCTACGGCACCCAGTACAGCCAGAACCAGCACTCTCGCTGGTTCGCGGCCCAGCTCAACCCCGAGTACCCGCACCCGCCGCAAGGCGCGGTGTCCGGAGGGCCCAACGCGCAGTCAGGGACGTGGGACCCCACGTTCGCCGCGCTGTACCCCAACAAGGACTGCGCGCCGCAGCTGTGCTACGTGGACGACATCACGTCGTACTCGACAAATGAGATCACGGTCAACTGGAACTCGGCGCTGAGCGCGGCCGCAGGCTTCCTCTCGGCACCCAACGCCAGGGTGACGCTTCCCGACCGCGCATTCACCACCGCGCCAAAGCCCACCATCACGGGCACCAAGGCCGTTGGCTCCAAGCTCACGGCGCACGCAGGCACGTGGGCACCGGCACCCGCCACAGTGAAGTACCAGTGGTACCGCAACGGCAAGGCAATTTCGGGCGCCAAGGCTGCCATTTACACCATCAAGGCCGCGGACTCGGGCACCAAGATCACCGTCACGGTGACGGCGAGCAAGGCCGGCTACGCGACCACTGCGAAAACCTCGAACTCGGTGACGCTGCCGAAGTTCTTCACGAAGACGCCGAAGCCGACAATCACGGGGGCGGCGTGGCCCGGCTACAAGCTCACGGCGCACGTGGGCACGTGGTCGCCACAGCCGACTACCGTGAAGTACCAGTGGTACCGGGACGGCAAGGCGATCGCGAAGGCGACCAAGTCCACCTACAAGCTCACGAAGGCGGACGCTGGGTCAAAGATCACCGTGAAGGTCACCGCCAAGCGCTCGGGGTACGCGACGGTGACCACAGCGTCGGGCGCAAAGACCATCGCCAAGCTGTACTTCACCGGCTGGACGATCCCCAAGATCACCGGAACGCTGAAGGTGGGGCACACGCAGAAGGTCAAGGTCGGCTCATGGTCGCCCAAGCCGGATTCGTACAGCTACCAGTGGTATCGCAATGGCAAGGCGATCAAGGGCGCGACCAAGTCCACGTACACCCTGGTGAAGGCGGATCGCGGCTCGTACCTCTCGGTCAAGGTCACGGTTCACAAGAAGGGCTACCACGACCTCTCGGCGAAGGGCGCCAAGTCCACGAAGGTGAAGTAA
- a CDS encoding IclR family transcriptional regulator encodes MDNHSGVGVIDKTSAILARLEDGPATLAELVDATHLARPTVHRLALALEHHHLVGRDATGAFVLGNRFAALAAAVGEDRLVSAALPVLTTLRDRTGESSQLYRRHGSQRICIAAVDRPVGLRDSIPVGTTMTMTAGSAAKVLLAWETPEVIHPALATARFTANDLAVVRERGYAESSSEREAGVSSVSAPVWGTSGTVIAAVSISGPAERLGSTPGKEHSGAVLDAARQLSDVLIRTHLG; translated from the coding sequence ATGGACAATCATAGCGGCGTTGGCGTCATTGACAAGACGTCAGCCATCCTCGCCCGGCTCGAGGACGGCCCCGCCACCCTCGCCGAACTTGTTGATGCCACCCATCTTGCGCGCCCAACCGTGCACCGGCTAGCCCTGGCCCTCGAACACCACCACCTCGTGGGCCGCGACGCCACCGGCGCGTTCGTCCTCGGCAACCGCTTCGCTGCCCTTGCCGCGGCCGTCGGCGAGGACCGCCTGGTGAGCGCCGCCCTTCCCGTGCTGACTACCCTGCGGGACCGCACCGGCGAGTCCAGCCAGCTCTACCGCCGCCACGGTTCGCAGCGCATCTGCATCGCGGCCGTGGACCGTCCGGTGGGCCTCAGGGACTCGATCCCGGTGGGCACCACCATGACCATGACGGCCGGATCCGCCGCGAAGGTGCTGCTCGCGTGGGAGACCCCGGAAGTCATCCACCCTGCTCTCGCGACAGCGCGCTTCACCGCGAACGACCTCGCCGTGGTTCGCGAGCGCGGATACGCGGAGAGCTCTTCGGAGCGCGAGGCCGGCGTGAGCTCGGTGAGCGCCCCCGTATGGGGCACATCAGGGACGGTGATCGCCGCCGTCTCGATCTCCGGGCCCGCCGAGCGCCTTGGCTCCACGCCCGGCAAGGAGCACTCAGGCGCGGTGCTCGACGCCGCCCGCCAGCTCAGCGACGTCCTGATCCGCACGCACCTTGGATGA
- the leuC gene encoding 3-isopropylmalate dehydratase large subunit — protein MGTTLAEKLWDSHLVRKGEGGAPDLIYIDLHMCHEVTSPQAFEGLRLAGRQVRRTDLTIATEDHNTPTLNIDLPIADETSRVQIDTLRNNAKEFGVRIHSLGDADQGVVHVVGPQLGITMPGMTIVCGDSHTSTHGAFGSLAFGIGTSEVEHVLATQTLPLKAFKTMAINVVGSLPKGTTAKDIILAVIAKIGTGGGQGYVLEYRGEAIRALSMEARMTICNMSIEAGARAGLIAPDQTTFDYVHGRPHAPEGADWDAAVEYWKTLVTDEDAVFDTEVVLEASDLEPFVTWGTNPGQGLPISAKVPSPEDFADETDREAAANALAYMGLTPGTPLRDIRIDTVFLGSCTNGRIEDLRAAADIIKGRTKAEGTRMLVVPGSARVRLQAEAEGLDQIFIDFGAEWRNAGCSMCLGMNPDQLAPQERSASTSNRNFEGRQGKGGRTHLVSPLVAAATAVRGTLSTPADLDVPALV, from the coding sequence ATGGGCACGACTCTCGCCGAGAAGCTGTGGGACTCCCACCTGGTCCGCAAGGGTGAGGGCGGCGCGCCCGACCTCATCTACATCGACCTCCACATGTGTCACGAGGTCACCTCGCCGCAGGCATTCGAGGGACTCCGCCTCGCCGGCCGCCAGGTTCGCCGCACGGACCTCACCATCGCGACCGAGGACCACAACACCCCAACCCTCAACATCGACCTGCCCATCGCCGACGAGACCTCGCGCGTGCAGATCGACACCCTGCGCAACAACGCCAAGGAGTTCGGCGTCCGCATCCACTCTCTCGGCGACGCCGACCAGGGCGTCGTCCACGTCGTGGGCCCGCAGCTCGGCATCACGATGCCCGGCATGACGATCGTCTGCGGAGACTCGCACACGTCCACGCACGGCGCGTTCGGCTCGCTCGCCTTCGGCATCGGCACGTCCGAGGTGGAGCACGTGCTCGCCACCCAGACGCTGCCCCTCAAGGCGTTCAAGACGATGGCGATCAACGTCGTGGGCTCGCTGCCGAAGGGCACCACGGCCAAGGACATCATCCTCGCGGTTATCGCGAAGATCGGCACCGGCGGCGGCCAGGGCTACGTGCTCGAGTACCGCGGCGAGGCCATCCGCGCGCTGTCCATGGAGGCGCGCATGACGATCTGCAACATGTCGATCGAGGCCGGCGCTCGCGCGGGCCTCATCGCCCCTGACCAGACCACCTTCGACTACGTCCACGGCCGCCCCCACGCGCCGGAGGGTGCGGACTGGGATGCGGCAGTCGAGTACTGGAAGACGCTCGTCACCGACGAGGACGCCGTCTTCGACACCGAGGTGGTTCTCGAGGCTAGCGACCTAGAGCCGTTCGTGACCTGGGGCACCAACCCCGGCCAGGGCCTGCCGATCTCCGCGAAGGTCCCCAGCCCGGAGGACTTCGCCGACGAGACGGACCGTGAGGCCGCCGCCAACGCGCTCGCCTACATGGGCCTCACGCCGGGCACGCCCCTGCGCGACATCCGCATCGACACGGTGTTCCTTGGCTCGTGCACCAACGGCCGCATCGAGGACCTCCGCGCGGCCGCGGACATCATCAAGGGACGCACCAAGGCAGAGGGGACGCGCATGCTCGTCGTGCCTGGCAGCGCCCGCGTTCGCCTGCAGGCCGAGGCCGAGGGCCTCGACCAGATCTTCATCGACTTCGGTGCCGAATGGCGCAACGCCGGCTGCTCGATGTGCCTTGGCATGAACCCCGACCAGCTCGCTCCGCAGGAGCGCAGCGCGTCCACCTCGAACCGCAACTTCGAGGGACGCCAGGGCAAGGGCGGCCGCACCCACCTCGTGAGCCCGCTCGTCGCGGCCGCCACCGCGGTGCGCGGCACACTGTCCACCCCCGCCGACCTCGACGTGCCTGCGCTCGTCTGA
- the leuD gene encoding 3-isopropylmalate dehydratase small subunit, with the protein MEKFTTHTGVGVPLRRSNVDTDQIIPAVYLKRVTKTGFEDALFAAWRGDPEFILNQEEYTHGSVLVAGPDFGTGSSREHAVWALKDYGFRVVLASRFADIFRGNSGKQGLLTGILSQENVELLWKILETEPGKEITVSLEDRTVTCGELTVPFEIDDYVRWRLMEGLDDIGLTLQHEEDITAFEATRESWRPKTLPAKTEPKEHVEAARPVA; encoded by the coding sequence ATGGAGAAGTTCACCACCCACACCGGCGTCGGCGTTCCGCTGCGCCGTTCCAATGTGGACACCGACCAGATCATCCCTGCCGTCTACCTCAAGCGCGTCACCAAGACGGGCTTCGAGGACGCGCTCTTCGCCGCCTGGCGCGGCGACCCCGAGTTCATCCTCAACCAGGAGGAGTACACGCACGGCAGTGTCCTCGTTGCCGGTCCCGACTTCGGCACCGGCTCCTCGCGAGAGCACGCGGTGTGGGCGCTCAAGGACTATGGCTTCCGCGTTGTCCTCGCGTCGCGCTTCGCGGACATCTTCCGCGGCAACTCCGGCAAGCAGGGGCTGCTCACGGGCATCCTCTCCCAGGAGAACGTGGAGCTCCTGTGGAAGATCCTCGAGACCGAGCCCGGCAAGGAGATCACCGTCTCGCTTGAGGACCGCACCGTCACGTGCGGCGAGCTCACCGTGCCGTTCGAGATCGACGATTACGTGCGCTGGCGCCTCATGGAGGGCCTCGACGACATCGGCCTGACCCTCCAGCACGAGGAGGACATCACGGCCTTCGAGGCCACGCGTGAGTCCTGGCGCCCCAAGACCCTCCCGGCCAAGACGGAGCCCAAGGAGCACGTCGAGGCCGCGCGGCCGGTCGCCTAA